A portion of the Esox lucius isolate fEsoLuc1 chromosome 20, fEsoLuc1.pri, whole genome shotgun sequence genome contains these proteins:
- the LOC105027450 gene encoding zinc finger protein 239-like isoform X9 produces the protein MEIEDKPNLLLSFHIEPKQESLDSDCDSKAQCSLVDSEMTSVKQEECSQTLGLNVIIKDEEEKIEISSQILGLNNIKCEEEEVGDLTNKDEIAAEVETFPATGEQQKEDYKDKKPYTCSYCGKCFSQSGHLKIHQHMHTGEKPYSCSNCGKSFSQSGHLKIHQRIHTGEKPYSCSKCGKSFSQLGSLKIHQHIHTGEKPYSCSDCGKGFSLSGHLKAHQRIHTGEKPYSCSNCFVQ, from the exons ATG GAGATTGAGGACAAACCCaacctgctgctctccttccacattGAACCCAAACAAGAGTCACTGGATTCTGATTGTGACAGTAAAGCTCAGTGTtcattggtggattcagagatgacatcagtgaaGCAGGAAGAATGCAGTCAAACACTGGGACTGAATGTTATcattaaagatgaagaggagaagatTGAGATCAGCAGTCAAATACTGGGActgaataatattaaatgtgaagaggaggaggttgGGGATTTAACTAACAAAG ATGAGATTGCTGCTGAAGTGGAGACATTTCCTGCAACTGGAGAGCAACAAAAGGAAGATTACAAAGACAAGAAGCCTTACACCTGTTcttactgtgggaagtgtttctctcagtCAGGTCACCTTAAAATTCATCAGCACATGCATACTGGAGAAAAGCCGTACTCCTGTTCTAactgtggaaagagtttctCTCAGTCAGGTCACCTTAAAATTCatcagcgcatacatactggagaaaaGCCGTACTCCTGTTCTaaatgtgggaagagtttctctcagttAGGCAGCCTTAAAATTCATCAGCatatacatactggagagaagccttactcttgttctgactgtgggaagggttTCTCTCTTTCAGGTCACCTTAAAGCTCatcagcgcatacatactggagagaagccatactcctgtTCTAACT GTTTCGTTCAATAA
- the LOC105027450 gene encoding zinc finger protein 23-like isoform X8, translating to MEIEDKPNLLLSFHIEPKQESLDSDCDSKAQCSLVDSEMTSVKQEECSQTLGLNVIIKDEEEKIEISSQILGLNNIKCEEEEVGDLTNKDEIAAEVETFPATGEQQKEDYKDKKPYTCSYCGKCFSQSGHLKIHQHMHTGEKPYSCSNCGKSFSQSGHLKIHQRIHTGEKPYSCSKCGKSFSQLGSLKIHQHIHTGEKPYSCSDCGKGFSLSGHLKAHQRIHTGEKPYSCSNCEKCFSKLCYLKAHQHIHTGAKPYSCSKCGKGFSQSGNLKAHERIHTGKKPYFCSKCGKGFYLSGNLRAHERIHTGEKPYSCSDCGKGFALSGNLKAHERIHNGKKPYSCTDCGKGFSKLCYLKAHEHIHTIEKPYSCSNCGKSFSQLGRLKAHQRIHAGDEP from the exons ATG GAGATTGAGGACAAACCCaacctgctgctctccttccacattGAACCCAAACAAGAGTCACTGGATTCTGATTGTGACAGTAAAGCTCAGTGTtcattggtggattcagagatgacatcagtgaaGCAGGAAGAATGCAGTCAAACACTGGGACTGAATGTTATcattaaagatgaagaggagaagatTGAGATCAGCAGTCAAATACTGGGActgaataatattaaatgtgaagaggaggaggttgGGGATTTAACTAACAAAG ATGAGATTGCTGCTGAAGTGGAGACATTTCCTGCAACTGGAGAGCAACAAAAGGAAGATTACAAAGACAAGAAGCCTTACACCTGTTcttactgtgggaagtgtttctctcagtCAGGTCACCTTAAAATTCATCAGCACATGCATACTGGAGAAAAGCCGTACTCCTGTTCTAactgtggaaagagtttctCTCAGTCAGGTCACCTTAAAATTCatcagcgcatacatactggagaaaaGCCGTACTCCTGTTCTaaatgtgggaagagtttctctcagttAGGCAGCCTTAAAATTCATCAGCatatacatactggagagaagccttactcttgttctgactgtgggaagggttTCTCTCTTTCAGGTCACCTTAAAGCTCatcagcgcatacatactggagagaagccatactcctgtTCTAACTGTGAGAAGTGTTTCTCTAAACTATGTTACCTTAAAGCTCATCAGCACATACATACTGGAGCGAAGCCGTACTCATGTTCTAAATGTGGGAAGGGTTTCTCTCAGTCAGGTAACCTTAAAGCTCAtgagcgcatacatactggaaaGAAGCCTTACTTCTGTTCTAAATGTGGGAAGGGTTTCTATTTGTCAGGTAACCTTCGAGCTCATGAGCGCATACATAccggagagaagccttactcctgttctgactgtgggaagggttTCGCTCTGTCAGGTAACCTTAAAGCTCATGAGCGCATTCATAATGGaaagaagccttactcctgtactgactgtgggaagggttTCTCTAAACTATGTTACCTTAAAGCCCATGAGCACATACATACTatagagaagccttactcctgttctaattgtgggaagagtttctctcaactAGGTAGACTGAaagctcaccagcgcatacatgcTGGAGACGAGCCTTAA
- the LOC105031301 gene encoding gastrula zinc finger protein XlCGF57.1-like, with protein MREDKPSLLLSFHTEPKQEPLDSDCDSGAQCSLVDSEMTSVKQEDYNQTLGLNDIKDEEKEEEIGDLTNKDEIAAEVETFPATGEKQKEDYKDKKPYSCSDCGKSFSLSGHLKAHQRIHTGEKPFSCSKCGKSFSQLGSLNTHQRIHTGEKPYSCSDCGKCFSNLCNLKVHQRIHTGEKPYSCSDCGKCFSLSGHLKAHQRIHTGEKPYSCSDCGKNFSLSGHLKAHQRIHTGEKPYSCSDCGKNFSLSGHLKAHQRTHTREKPYSCSDCGNSFSESKTLLHHQCKHSEEQIHFCSYCRNSFSTLVSLKSHQCIHTGEKMYSCSDCGKGFSQLGSLKTHQRIHTGEKPYSCSDCGKDFSLLGNLKAHQRIHTGEKLYSCSDCGKSFSQSGNLKVHQRMHTGEKPYSCSDCWESFSLLGTLKAHQRKHTGEKPYSCSDCGESFSESKTLIHHQSKHTGEKLYSCPDCGKDFSLLCNLKAHQRIHTGEKRYFCSDCGKGFSHLCNFKSHQRIHTGEKPYSCSDCGKSFSQLGGLKSHQRIHT; from the exons ATG AgggaggacaaacccagcctgctgctctccttccacactgaacCCAAACAAGAGCCACTGGATTCTGATTGCGACAGTGGAGCTCAGTGTtcattggtggattcagagatgacatcagtgaaGCAGGAAGACTACAATCAAACACTGGGACTGAATGATATTAAAgatgaagagaaggaggaggagatagGGGATTTAACTAACAAAG ATGAGATTGCTGCTGAAGTGGAGACATTTCCTGCAACTGGAGAGAAACAAAAGGAAGATTACAAAGACAAGAAGccttattcctgttctgactgtgggaagagtttttctCTGTCAGGTCACCTTAAAGCTCatcagcgcatacatactggagagaagcctttctcctgttctaaatgtgggaagagtttctctcagttAGGCAGCCTTAATACTCATCAGCgtatacatactggagagaagccttactcctgttctgactgtgggaagtgtttctctaatCTATgtaaccttaaagttcaccagcgcatacatactggagaaaagccttactcctgttctgactgtgggaagtgtttctctctgtcaggtCACCTTAAAGCTCATcagcgcatacacactggagagaagccgtactcttgttctgactgtgggaagaattTTTCTCTGTCAGGTCACCTAAAAGCTCATCAGCgtatacatactggagagaagccttactcctgttctgactgtgggaagaattTTTCTCTGTCAGGTCACCTTAAAGCTCATCAGCGCACACATACTAgagagaagccatactcctgttctgactgtgggaataGTTTCTCTGAATCCAAAACCCTTCTACATCACCAGTGTAAACACAGTGAAGAGCAAATTCACTTCTGTTCTTACTGTAGGAATTCTTTCTCAACTCTAGTTTCCCTTAAATCTCATCAgtgcatacatactggagagaagatGTATtcatgttctgactgtgggaagggcTTCTCTCAGTTAGGCAGCCTTAAAACTCatcagcgcatacatactggagaaaagccttactcctgttctgactgtgggaaggatTTCTCTCTGTTAGGTAACCTTAAAGCTCatcagcgcatacatactggcgAGAAGCtgtactcctgttctgactgtgggaaaagtttCTCTCAGTCAGGTAACCTTAAAGTTCATCAGCGCAtgcatactggagagaagccttactcctgttctgactgttgGGAGAGCTTCTCTCTGTTAGGTACCCTTAAAGCTCATCAGCGCaaacatactggagagaagccatactcctgttctgactgtggggaGAGTTTCTCTGAATCCAAAACCCTTATACATCACCAGAGtaaacacactggagagaaactttattcctgtcctgactgtgggaaggaTTTCTCTCTGTTATGTAACCTTAAAGCTCatcagcgcatacatactggagagaagcgttacttctgttctgactgtgggaagggttTCTCTCATTTATGTAACTTTAAATCTCACCAACgtatacatactggagagaagccttactcctgttctgactgtgggaagagtttctctcaactAGGTGGCCTGAAatctcaccagcgcatacatacctGA